A single region of the Marinobacter nanhaiticus D15-8W genome encodes:
- the urtD gene encoding urea ABC transporter ATP-binding protein UrtD, whose protein sequence is MTELTQRDRVFDFLTPTASPVDVRHGPILYLEDVTVSFDGFKAINNLNLTIDDGELRCIIGPNGAGKTTMMDIITGKTRPDVGSVWFGSRHNLLTMNEPDIASLGIGRKFQKPTVFEALTVFENLELAMAADKRVLPTLTARMNGETKDRIEEVLGTIGLTELRNREAGILSHGQKQWLEIGMLLMQKPRLLLVDEPVAGMTEQEMERTAELLTSLAGKQSVVVVEHDMGFVRSIARTVTVLHQGSVLAEGSMDQVSNDPKVIEVYLGEGA, encoded by the coding sequence ATGACGGAGCTGACCCAGCGCGACCGGGTCTTCGACTTCCTCACCCCGACGGCGTCACCAGTGGACGTCCGTCATGGCCCGATCCTCTACCTGGAGGATGTGACCGTCAGCTTTGACGGCTTCAAGGCGATCAACAACCTAAACCTGACCATCGACGACGGCGAACTGCGCTGCATCATCGGCCCCAACGGCGCGGGCAAGACCACGATGATGGACATCATCACCGGCAAGACCCGCCCGGATGTGGGCTCGGTCTGGTTTGGCAGCCGCCACAACCTGCTGACCATGAACGAGCCGGACATCGCCAGCCTCGGTATCGGCCGTAAATTCCAGAAGCCCACGGTGTTCGAAGCGCTCACCGTATTCGAGAACCTGGAATTGGCCATGGCGGCGGACAAGCGGGTACTCCCCACGCTGACCGCGCGCATGAATGGTGAAACAAAGGACCGTATCGAGGAGGTTCTTGGCACCATCGGCCTCACCGAGCTGCGCAACCGCGAGGCGGGCATCCTCTCCCACGGCCAGAAACAGTGGCTTGAGATCGGCATGCTGCTGATGCAGAAGCCGCGCCTGCTCCTGGTGGACGAACCCGTCGCTGGCATGACCGAACAGGAAATGGAACGTACCGCCGAACTGCTCACCAGCCTCGCCGGTAAACAGTCTGTCGTCGTGGTCGAGCATGATATGGGCTTCGTCCGCTCCATCGCCCGCACGGTCACCGTGCTGCACCAGGGCAGCGTGCTGGCGGAAGGTTCCATGGATCAGGTGTCCAATGATCCCAAGGTCATCGAAGTCTATCTGGGGGAGGGCGCCTGA
- the urtC gene encoding urea ABC transporter permease subunit UrtC, producing the protein MSTTNTSYSQSWLTRPFTERSTQIFLGVLFAAMAVVTFLHVAMPQDSALYVSSYTVTLLGKYLCYALLAVAVDLVWGYLGILSLGHGAFFALGGYAMGMYLMRQIGDRGVYGDPVLPDFMVFLNWESLPWYWHGFDMAWFAFVMVLLAPGILALVFGFLAFRSRVTGVYLSIITQALTFALMLAFFRNEMGFGGNNGLTDFKDILGFDLRTDATRLGLFLATGVALAIGYVICRAIVGSKLGRVSVACRDAEARTRFIGYRVERVQLFVFVVSAMLAGVAGSLYVPQVGIINPSEFSPLFSIEIVVWVALGGRATLYGAVIGALIVNYAKTVFTGVMPDAWLFALGALFVLVTVFLPKGIAGLLPGFRKKQQDDDPKTTGTEREATA; encoded by the coding sequence GACGCGGCCCTTTACCGAGCGTTCCACCCAGATCTTCCTGGGTGTGCTCTTCGCCGCCATGGCGGTGGTTACCTTCCTGCATGTGGCGATGCCGCAGGACAGCGCGCTCTATGTGAGCTCCTACACCGTCACGTTGTTGGGCAAGTACCTGTGCTATGCGCTGCTGGCGGTCGCGGTGGACCTGGTCTGGGGTTATCTCGGTATCCTCAGCCTGGGCCACGGGGCGTTCTTCGCGCTCGGCGGTTATGCCATGGGCATGTACCTGATGCGCCAGATCGGCGATCGCGGTGTCTACGGCGACCCGGTCCTGCCTGACTTCATGGTGTTCCTGAACTGGGAGTCGCTGCCCTGGTACTGGCACGGCTTCGACATGGCCTGGTTTGCCTTCGTGATGGTGCTGCTGGCGCCGGGCATTCTGGCCCTGGTGTTCGGCTTCCTGGCGTTCCGTTCGCGGGTGACCGGCGTCTACCTGTCGATCATCACCCAGGCGCTGACCTTTGCCCTGATGCTGGCCTTCTTCCGCAACGAGATGGGCTTTGGCGGCAATAACGGCCTGACTGACTTCAAGGACATCCTTGGCTTCGACCTGCGCACCGACGCCACGCGCCTCGGCCTGTTCCTGGCTACCGGCGTCGCGTTGGCTATCGGTTACGTGATCTGCCGCGCCATTGTCGGCTCCAAGCTGGGCCGGGTGAGCGTGGCCTGCCGCGATGCTGAGGCCCGCACGCGCTTTATCGGCTACCGGGTGGAGCGGGTGCAGCTGTTCGTGTTCGTCGTCTCCGCCATGCTGGCGGGTGTCGCCGGCTCTCTCTATGTGCCGCAGGTGGGCATCATCAACCCCAGCGAATTCTCGCCGCTGTTCTCCATCGAGATCGTGGTGTGGGTGGCCCTGGGCGGACGCGCCACGCTCTACGGCGCGGTGATCGGTGCGCTAATCGTCAACTACGCCAAGACCGTGTTCACCGGTGTCATGCCAGACGCCTGGCTGTTCGCCTTGGGTGCGCTGTTCGTGCTGGTGACGGTATTCCTGCCCAAGGGCATTGCCGGCCTGCTGCCAGGCTTCAGGAAAAAACAGCAGGATGACGACCCGAAAACCACCGGCACCGAACGGGAGGCCACCGCATGA
- the urtE gene encoding urea ABC transporter ATP-binding subunit UrtE: MLKIEKLNQFYGESHTLWDLDLDVPKGQCTCVMGRNGVGKTTLMKCVMGEELVKDGRIIYGGDESGAGGEDLTRRRLEDRAALGIGYVPQGRQIFPLLTVEENLRVGLAARADGSKQIPERIYELFPVLKEMKNRRGGDLSGGQQQQLAIGRALVIEPKLLILDEPGEGIQPNIVAQIGEVIRRLIEEDNLTVLLVEQKLPFARKYADKFAIMDRGRRVAEGDIAELSDELIKQHLTV, translated from the coding sequence ATGCTCAAGATCGAAAAACTCAACCAGTTCTACGGCGAGAGCCACACCCTCTGGGACCTGGATCTGGACGTACCCAAGGGCCAGTGCACCTGTGTCATGGGCCGTAACGGCGTAGGCAAGACCACGCTGATGAAGTGCGTCATGGGCGAAGAACTGGTGAAGGACGGACGCATTATCTACGGAGGTGACGAGAGCGGCGCGGGGGGTGAAGACCTGACCCGACGCCGGTTGGAAGACCGCGCCGCGCTCGGCATCGGCTACGTACCCCAGGGCCGGCAGATCTTCCCGTTGCTCACGGTGGAAGAAAACCTGCGCGTGGGCCTCGCCGCTCGCGCGGATGGCAGCAAGCAGATCCCCGAACGGATCTACGAGCTGTTCCCCGTGCTCAAGGAGATGAAGAATCGCCGCGGCGGCGACCTCTCCGGTGGCCAGCAACAGCAACTGGCCATTGGCCGGGCGCTGGTGATCGAGCCCAAGCTGCTGATCCTCGACGAGCCGGGCGAGGGCATCCAGCCCAACATCGTCGCGCAGATCGGTGAGGTTATCCGCCGATTGATTGAGGAGGACAACCTGACCGTCCTGCTGGTGGAGCAGAAACTGCCGTTCGCCCGCAAGTATGCGGACAAGTTCGCGATCATGGACCGGGGCCGCCGCGTGGCCGAAGGGGACATCGCCGAGCTGTCCGACGAACTCATCAAACAGCACCTGACGGTATGA
- a CDS encoding urease subunit beta — protein MIPGEYEIKDGDIELCAGRERITVEVGNTGDRPVQIGSHYHFAEANPALTFDRDKAKGYRLDIAAGTAIRFEPGQTREVTLIPYAGNREIYGFRGEVMGAVDKKKTGGQP, from the coding sequence ATGATTCCCGGCGAATATGAAATCAAGGACGGCGACATTGAGCTCTGCGCCGGCCGCGAGCGCATCACCGTCGAGGTGGGCAACACCGGCGACCGCCCGGTGCAGATCGGCTCCCACTACCACTTTGCCGAAGCCAACCCGGCGCTCACCTTCGACCGCGACAAGGCCAAAGGCTACCGGCTGGATATCGCAGCGGGCACCGCGATCCGCTTCGAACCGGGCCAGACCCGCGAAGTCACCCTGATCCCCTACGCAGGCAACCGCGAAATCTACGGCTTCCGGGGTGAAGTCATGGGTGCCGTGGATAAGAAGAAAACAGGAGGCCAGCCATGA
- the ureA gene encoding urease subunit gamma codes for MELTPRDKDKLLLFTAALLAERRKAKGLKLNYPESVALISAEILEGAREGRTVAELMTAGTEVLTRDDVMEGVAEMVDEVQVEATFPDGTKLVTVHNPIV; via the coding sequence ATGGAACTCACCCCCAGAGACAAAGACAAGCTGCTCCTCTTCACCGCAGCCCTGCTCGCCGAGCGCCGCAAGGCCAAGGGCCTCAAGCTCAACTACCCGGAATCGGTCGCCCTGATCAGCGCCGAGATCCTCGAAGGCGCCCGGGAAGGCCGCACCGTGGCCGAACTGATGACCGCCGGCACCGAAGTCCTCACCCGTGATGACGTGATGGAAGGCGTGGCGGAAATGGTGGATGAGGTCCAGGTGGAAGCCACGTTCCCGGACGGCACTAAACTCGTCACGGTCCATAACCCCATAGTGTAA
- a CDS encoding urease accessory protein UreD, producing MTIFTPLAANVDPGRESANDSGHRFDTGRRWAASIELGFESRREQLQPVTRLTRRRHYGPLRVQKPFYPEGKTRCCHVYLLHPPGGLVSGDALHIKANIQTGAHALLTTPAAAKLYKADSHGVAWGQHTQLIVEDGATLEWLPQETLAFDGSRGEQTTTIDLSGSARCIGWEILALGRPVGDLPFVSGHLEQRFRLTRDGRPLWIERQPMDPKHPRFKGPWGQGGSTVQGTLWVVGLDDESEAIEALREQITVSPRWAVTRRRGVLLLRYLGNERNEAWAICQQAWEILRPRLTGYEAHIPRIWMT from the coding sequence ATGACGATCTTCACGCCGCTGGCCGCCAACGTGGACCCGGGCCGCGAATCCGCCAACGATTCCGGCCATCGCTTCGATACCGGGCGTCGCTGGGCGGCGTCCATCGAGCTGGGTTTCGAGTCCCGGCGTGAACAGTTGCAGCCCGTCACCCGCCTGACCCGCCGCCGGCACTACGGCCCGCTGCGGGTGCAGAAGCCGTTCTACCCCGAAGGCAAGACCCGCTGCTGCCACGTCTACCTGCTGCACCCACCGGGTGGTCTGGTGAGCGGCGATGCCCTGCATATCAAGGCGAATATCCAAACCGGCGCCCACGCCCTGCTCACCACGCCCGCCGCCGCCAAACTCTACAAGGCCGACAGCCACGGCGTGGCCTGGGGCCAGCACACCCAACTGATCGTCGAAGACGGCGCCACCCTCGAATGGCTCCCCCAGGAAACCCTGGCCTTCGACGGCTCCCGCGGCGAACAGACCACCACCATCGACCTAAGTGGAAGCGCCCGCTGCATCGGCTGGGAAATCCTGGCCCTGGGCCGACCGGTGGGGGATCTGCCCTTCGTCAGTGGCCACCTGGAACAACGCTTCCGCCTGACCCGCGACGGCCGCCCCCTGTGGATCGAACGCCAGCCCATGGACCCGAAGCACCCGAGATTCAAAGGCCCTTGGGGCCAGGGCGGCAGCACTGTCCAGGGCACGTTATGGGTCGTGGGACTGGACGATGAAAGCGAGGCGATAGAAGCGCTGCGTGAGCAGATCACCGTATCACCGCGATGGGCCGTCACCCGCCGCCGCGGCGTATTGCTCCTCCGCTACCTCGGCAACGAACGCAACGAAGCCTGGGCGATATGCCAGCAGGCATGGGAAATCCTCAGACCAAGATTGACCGGTTACGAGGCGCACATACCCAGGATTTGGATGACATAA